One Streptomyces sp. CNQ-509 DNA window includes the following coding sequences:
- a CDS encoding dihydrodipicolinate synthase family protein, with protein sequence MTRPTHLTGVVPPVCTPLTPDAEVDTASLIRLVDFLVAGGVDGLFVLGSSSEAAYLRDEQRRAVVDTVVRHVGGQLPVLAGAIDMTTPRVLDHARSALDAGADALVVTAPFYTRTHPAEIDRHFREVAGRTGAPVYAYDLPVSVHTKLGHDLVLRLAADGVLAGLKDSSGDETGLRRVIVGVRDKVAGFSALTGSETMVDSALAMGAHGVVPGLGNVDPHGYVRLFRSAREGDWESARTEQERLLALFGMVRSGDPARMGMSSSALGAFKAALHLRGVIDCPATMLPQIPLDTEEVRRVEKHLAAAGLR encoded by the coding sequence ATGACCCGTCCCACCCACCTGACCGGCGTCGTACCGCCCGTCTGCACCCCCCTGACGCCGGACGCCGAGGTGGACACCGCCTCGCTGATCAGGCTGGTGGACTTCCTCGTGGCGGGGGGCGTCGACGGGCTCTTCGTGCTCGGCTCGTCCTCGGAGGCCGCCTACCTCAGGGACGAGCAGCGCAGGGCCGTGGTGGACACGGTGGTACGGCACGTCGGCGGCCAACTGCCCGTACTCGCCGGCGCGATCGACATGACGACGCCGCGCGTGCTCGACCACGCCCGCAGCGCGCTCGACGCCGGCGCGGACGCGCTCGTCGTCACCGCGCCGTTCTACACCCGCACCCACCCGGCGGAGATCGACCGGCACTTCCGCGAGGTCGCCGGCCGCACCGGCGCGCCGGTCTACGCCTACGACCTGCCGGTGTCCGTGCACACCAAGCTCGGCCACGACCTGGTGCTCCGGCTCGCCGCCGACGGGGTGCTGGCCGGGCTGAAGGACTCCAGCGGCGACGAGACGGGGCTGCGCCGCGTCATCGTCGGCGTCCGGGACAAGGTCGCGGGCTTCTCCGCGCTGACGGGCTCCGAGACGATGGTGGACAGCGCGCTGGCGATGGGCGCCCACGGCGTCGTCCCGGGCCTGGGCAACGTCGACCCGCACGGCTACGTGCGGCTGTTCCGCAGCGCGCGGGAGGGCGACTGGGAGTCGGCCAGGACCGAACAGGAGCGGCTGCTCGCCCTCTTCGGGATGGTCAGGAGCGGCGACCCGGCGCGGATGGGCATGAGCTCGTCGGCGCTCGGGGCGTTCAAGGCGGCCCTGCATCTGCGCGGGGTCATCGACTGCCCGGCGACGATGCTGCCGCAGATCCCGCTGGACACCGAGGAGGTACGGCGGGTGGAGAAGCACCTCGCCGCGGCGGGGCTGCGCTGA
- a CDS encoding exo-alpha-sialidase, with protein MRTSTSLLFLSATALLGTLAAGPGTAAADAGATASGQARCTSSVPYRSGEGGYDTYRIPATVKTRGGSLLAFAEGRVGGAGDTGNIDVVVRRSEDGGCTWGPMSVVAAGGGDTRGNPAPVVDPETGDLVLVTSYNSGKVTEAQIMRGEVTAEQSRRVFVQRSTDDGRTFDAPREITADVKLPQWRWYATGPGHAVALKQGPNRGRLVIPSNHSTAPPAGSADTGQEARYYGAHAIYSDDGGRSWKMGFVDDEYEGEINSNENIAAELPDGRLYFSTRDQNGTSPGNRLDAYSSDGGATLDRPYRVQPDLDEVPVVQASVLQPVGRHAPLLFSGPSNPAKREKLAVWRSDDAGRNFTKVTTLSQQPAAYSDLVQVNGQTIGVLYETGAAGSYETIEFRRLDLRNLGLV; from the coding sequence ATGCGCACCTCGACAAGCCTCCTCTTCCTCTCCGCGACCGCCCTGCTCGGCACCCTGGCCGCGGGCCCCGGCACGGCGGCGGCCGACGCCGGGGCCACGGCGTCCGGCCAGGCCCGCTGCACGTCCTCCGTCCCCTACAGATCCGGCGAGGGCGGCTACGACACGTACCGCATCCCCGCCACCGTGAAGACCCGCGGCGGCTCCCTCCTCGCCTTCGCCGAGGGCCGCGTCGGCGGCGCCGGGGACACCGGCAACATCGACGTCGTCGTCCGCCGCTCCGAGGACGGCGGCTGCACCTGGGGCCCGATGTCCGTCGTCGCCGCGGGCGGCGGCGACACCCGCGGCAACCCGGCGCCCGTCGTCGACCCGGAGACCGGCGACCTGGTGCTCGTCACCTCGTACAACAGCGGTAAGGTCACCGAGGCGCAGATCATGCGCGGCGAGGTCACCGCCGAGCAGAGCCGGCGGGTCTTCGTGCAGCGCTCCACCGACGACGGCCGCACGTTCGACGCGCCGCGGGAGATCACCGCCGACGTCAAGCTGCCGCAGTGGCGCTGGTACGCGACCGGTCCCGGCCACGCCGTCGCCCTCAAGCAGGGGCCGAACCGCGGCCGGCTCGTCATCCCCTCGAACCACTCCACCGCCCCGCCGGCCGGCTCCGCGGACACCGGGCAGGAGGCCCGGTACTACGGCGCCCACGCCATCTACAGCGACGACGGCGGCCGCTCCTGGAAGATGGGCTTCGTCGACGACGAGTACGAGGGCGAGATCAACAGCAACGAGAACATCGCCGCCGAACTGCCCGACGGCCGCCTGTACTTCAGCACCCGCGACCAGAACGGCACCTCTCCCGGCAACCGCCTCGACGCCTACTCCAGCGACGGCGGCGCGACCCTCGACCGGCCGTACCGGGTGCAGCCGGACCTCGACGAGGTGCCGGTCGTCCAGGCGAGCGTGCTCCAGCCCGTGGGCCGGCACGCGCCGCTGCTCTTCTCCGGGCCCTCGAACCCCGCCAAGCGCGAGAAGCTGGCGGTCTGGCGCAGCGACGACGCCGGGCGCAACTTCACCAAGGTGACGACGCTGTCGCAGCAGCCGGCGGCGTACTCGGACCTGGTGCAGGTCAACGGCCAGACGATCGGGGTCCTGTACGAGACGGGCGCGGCCGGGTCGTACGAGACCATCGAGTTCCGCCGCCTGGACCTGCGGAACCTCGGCCTTGTCTGA